CACCATCGGGCTGCTCGTCGTCGCCCCCGCGCTGGCGCCACTGCCCGTGGTGGGCTCGGCGGGCTTGTGGTGGGTGTGCCAGCAGAAGCTGCGCCACCTGACGTTCGGCCTCTTCGCCCTGGGCGTCACGGTGGACCTCGTCACCGAGGTCCCCTACGAGGGCCACTGGCAGTCTCCGCTGTACCTGCCCGGCAAGCTGCTCTTCACCGTGCCCGGCCTGACGCTGCCCCTGATGGACGTGGCCGTCGTCGGGCTGCTGTGCCTGATGGTCTACCGGCGCGCCTACGGCATCAAGATCGACCCGGAGCCCTCCCCGCTGCCCAGACCGATGGTGGTGGGGCTCATCGTCCTGCTGCTCACCATCATCTGGCTGCAGGTGTGGGGCATCTCCATCAACGGCGGCGTGGCGCGCGTGGCCAAGTTCCAGTGGCACCAGATGGTGTCGCTCGCGGTGATGGTGATGCTCTTCAACGCCGCGGTGCGCGGGCCCGAGGACTTCCACACCCTGGGGCGCATCATCATCGTGGGCTGCTGTACCAAGGCCTTCCTGGGCGCCTTCTTCATCCTGACGATCGCCCGCCCCCGTGGCCTGTACCACGAGTACGCCACCACGCACTCGGACACGCTGCTGTACGTCACGGGCCTGGCCTGCGTCATCTGGTCCTGGACGGAGAACCCCATCCGCAAGCACTTCTGGCGGATGGTCTGGGTGTGCGCCGTCATCTTCATGGGCATGCACTACAACGACCGGCGCCTGGCCTACGCCAGCTTCCAGATCTGCCTGGTCACCGGGTACATCGTCACGCCCTGGAGCGGCGTGAAGCGCAAGCTCACCCGCATCGCCCTGCTCCTGCTGCCCATCTTCCCCCTCTACATCACCGCGGGCTGGCAGAACCCCACGGGCGTCTTCGCCCCGGTGGGCACCATCAAGTCCATGCTGGTGGGCGAGAACCTCGCCAAGGGGCAGATGGACTACCGCGACATGGAGAACCTCAACGTCATCGCCACCTGGGAGAAGCGCCCCTTCCTCGGCACCGGCTGGGGCCACCCCTTCGACGAGGTGATGAAGCTGCCCGACATCTCCCATGCCTTCGCGGACTACCTCTACCACCCGCACAACTCGGTGCTGGGCATGCTCGCCTTCGGCGGCGTGGTGGGCTTCAGCGGGCTGTGGGCCTGGATTCCCATTGCCGTCTTCCTGACAGTGCGCGCCTACCACCGGGCCCACGAGCCCATCGCCCGTGCGGGTGGATTGGTGGCGCTGTCGGTGTTTGTGGCCTATACCCAGCAGTGTTTCGGAGACATGGGGACCATCAGCTGGATGGGGACCCTGCTCGCGGCGATGGCCGTGGCGTGTGCCAGCAAGCTGGCGGTGGTGACGAAAGCGTGGCCGACGGCTCAATCTCCAAGAACCGGAGTCTC
The DNA window shown above is from Archangium lipolyticum and carries:
- the wzy gene encoding exopolysaccharide repeat unit polymerase — its product is MEAILSRKPIFLMLVALLVLATIGLLVVAPALAPLPVVGSAGLWWVCQQKLRHLTFGLFALGVTVDLVTEVPYEGHWQSPLYLPGKLLFTVPGLTLPLMDVAVVGLLCLMVYRRAYGIKIDPEPSPLPRPMVVGLIVLLLTIIWLQVWGISINGGVARVAKFQWHQMVSLAVMVMLFNAAVRGPEDFHTLGRIIIVGCCTKAFLGAFFILTIARPRGLYHEYATTHSDTLLYVTGLACVIWSWTENPIRKHFWRMVWVCAVIFMGMHYNDRRLAYASFQICLVTGYIVTPWSGVKRKLTRIALLLLPIFPLYITAGWQNPTGVFAPVGTIKSMLVGENLAKGQMDYRDMENLNVIATWEKRPFLGTGWGHPFDEVMKLPDISHAFADYLYHPHNSVLGMLAFGGVVGFSGLWAWIPIAVFLTVRAYHRAHEPIARAGGLVALSVFVAYTQQCFGDMGTISWMGTLLAAMAVACASKLAVVTKAWPTAQSPRTGVSESENSHNPVGNLV